The proteins below are encoded in one region of Nitrosomonas ureae:
- the rplT gene encoding 50S ribosomal protein L20, producing MPRVKRGVTAHARHKKILDLAKGYRGRRKNVYRIAKQAVMKAGQYAYRDRRQRKRQFRALWIARINAAARECGLSYSVFMNGLKKASIEVDRKVLADLAVFDKSAFERIVEQAKASLAT from the coding sequence ATGCCTAGAGTAAAACGTGGTGTAACCGCACATGCGCGGCATAAAAAAATATTGGATTTAGCTAAAGGCTATCGAGGACGTAGAAAAAATGTTTATCGCATAGCAAAACAGGCTGTTATGAAGGCTGGTCAGTATGCCTATCGTGATCGCCGTCAACGTAAAAGACAATTTAGAGCTTTATGGATTGCACGGATCAATGCGGCTGCTCGTGAGTGTGGCTTATCGTACAGTGTGTTTATGAATGGTTTGAAAAAAGCCAGTATAGAAGTAGATAGAAAAGTTTTGGCTGATTTGGCCGTGTTTGATAAGAGTGCTTTTGAGAGAATCGTAGAACAAGCTAAGGCTAGTTTAGCGACATAA
- the pheS gene encoding phenylalanine--tRNA ligase subunit alpha, whose amino-acid sequence MENLKEIISEAETLMNIIEDAAELENVKARYLGKNGILTELLKGLGKLPVEERPIIGSQINEAKIQLESTLKNRRSVIQAKELEKKLTEEALDVTLPGRGHGVGGLHPVTQTLQRIEGLFHSIGFNVVSGPEIETDFYNFTALNIPKNHPARAMHDTFYIDNGDLLRTHTSPVQIRYMQNNKPPVKVIAPGRVYRCDSDVTHTPMFHQVEGLWIDENANFSALKGVLANFMAQFFEHDDLPVRFRPSFFPFTEPSAEMDIGCVICSGKGCRICSHTGWLEVLGCGMIHPNVLKHVAIDSEQYIGFAFGLGVERLTMLRYGVNDLRLFFENDLRFLKQFN is encoded by the coding sequence ATGGAAAATCTGAAAGAAATTATTTCTGAAGCAGAAACTTTGATGAATATTATCGAAGATGCTGCAGAGTTGGAAAATGTTAAGGCGCGTTATCTCGGCAAGAACGGCATTCTTACCGAATTGCTCAAAGGGTTAGGAAAGCTTCCAGTTGAAGAGCGTCCTATTATAGGCAGTCAGATCAATGAAGCAAAAATCCAATTAGAGTCAACGCTTAAAAACCGGCGTAGTGTAATTCAAGCTAAAGAACTAGAAAAAAAACTGACGGAAGAGGCATTAGATGTTACTTTGCCGGGTAGAGGGCATGGTGTTGGTGGGCTGCATCCTGTAACTCAGACTCTGCAGCGCATTGAGGGATTATTTCATTCAATTGGTTTCAATGTAGTCTCAGGACCTGAAATAGAAACTGATTTTTATAATTTTACAGCCCTGAACATTCCAAAAAATCACCCGGCTCGCGCTATGCATGATACGTTTTATATTGATAATGGGGATTTGTTGCGCACACATACATCGCCGGTTCAAATTCGATATATGCAGAATAATAAACCACCCGTCAAAGTGATTGCGCCCGGTCGGGTTTATCGTTGTGATTCTGATGTGACGCATACACCAATGTTTCACCAAGTAGAAGGCTTATGGATTGACGAGAATGCCAATTTTTCTGCTTTAAAAGGTGTTTTAGCCAATTTTATGGCACAATTTTTTGAACATGATGATTTGCCAGTAAGATTCAGGCCATCTTTTTTCCCATTTACCGAACCTTCTGCTGAGATGGATATTGGTTGTGTGATCTGTAGTGGAAAAGGCTGCCGAATATGTAGTCATACAGGTTGGTTGGAAGTGCTCGGGTGTGGAATGATTCATCCTAACGTATTAAAGCATGTCGCGATCGATAGTGAACAATACATTGGATTCGCATTCGGTTTGGGTGTGGAGCGCTTGACAATGCTCAGATATGGTGTCAATGATTTGAGATTGTTTTTTGAAAATGATTTGCGTTTTCTTAAACAATTTAATTGA
- the pheT gene encoding phenylalanine--tRNA ligase subunit beta, whose translation MKFSEIWLRSFVNPAYSGDQLAHALTMAGIEVESIEPVASAFDNVVVAEVVSVERHPTADKLSVCNVKTGKSDNDLLQIVCGAPNVSVGARVPCALIGANLPNLMIRKTKLRGIDSSGMLCSAKELGISEVADGLLLLPNDAPVGMDFRSYYQLEDRIFTLSLTPNRADCLGVQGVAREVSAITDTDILLPFAIENVSDEINDTLNVHVTAPDACPLYCGRLLRNINLNVTTPLWLTQRLERSGIRSINPVVDITNYVMLEIGQPMHAFDLAKITGGSIQVRYAFSHEKIQLLNGDQVDLTPEMLLITDEHKPLALAGIMGGSESGVTYSTTDIFLESAFFSPAVISGKSFHLGFSSDSAYRFERGVDFAATRSALERASYLIHSICGGQAGAVIEIKHELPQRSSVDVRMERIKRILGIDLNKEQIGNYFRRLGFKFSEKDKCFSVMPPTYRFDLMIEEDFIEELARIYGYDHIPTHYPYASMTMLPEPETQHTTIEIKQTLINLDYQEVINYSFVDADWEADFVDNHKPIMLLNPISSQMNVMRSTLIGGLIANLQFNLNRKQVRVRLFEVGCCFLREDERDCKQIEKISGLSYGDFSSEQWGIAARNVDFYDIKADVEVLCRGKSVEFKRFSHPALHPGKSAEICFEDRIIGWIGELHPRWQTKYGLQKNTILFELNLHSLKPKLLPLIKEISKFPPVRRDIAIIVDNEISAYSLLSCMQTVKSAIISDISLFDIYRGNGMESNKKSLAFRVLLQDTEKTLTDEQAEYAITSLITILKNQFGAELRN comes from the coding sequence ATGAAATTTTCTGAAATCTGGTTACGAAGTTTTGTTAATCCTGCGTACTCTGGTGATCAGCTTGCGCATGCACTCACGATGGCTGGCATCGAAGTTGAAAGTATTGAGCCAGTAGCATCTGCTTTTGATAATGTGGTCGTGGCAGAAGTTGTTTCGGTTGAGAGGCATCCCACGGCAGATAAACTATCCGTTTGTAATGTGAAAACAGGAAAATCAGATAATGATCTATTGCAGATTGTCTGTGGTGCACCTAATGTAAGTGTTGGAGCAAGAGTACCCTGTGCACTGATCGGGGCAAATTTACCCAACCTCATGATCAGAAAAACGAAATTGCGAGGTATAGATTCTTCCGGAATGCTATGTTCAGCAAAAGAATTAGGTATTAGTGAAGTGGCGGATGGTTTGTTATTACTTCCTAATGATGCTCCGGTCGGTATGGATTTTCGCAGTTATTATCAGCTTGAGGATAGAATTTTTACATTGAGTTTGACTCCTAATCGAGCTGATTGCCTGGGCGTACAAGGCGTAGCCCGGGAAGTTTCAGCCATAACAGATACCGACATCCTGCTTCCGTTTGCAATAGAAAATGTTTCTGACGAAATTAATGATACGCTTAATGTGCATGTGACTGCTCCAGATGCGTGTCCGCTATATTGCGGCCGGTTATTGCGGAATATTAATCTGAATGTGACAACGCCCCTATGGCTGACACAGAGATTAGAACGTAGTGGTATACGATCAATTAATCCAGTCGTTGATATTACCAATTATGTAATGTTGGAAATAGGTCAACCCATGCATGCCTTTGATCTAGCTAAGATAACAGGTGGTTCTATCCAAGTACGTTATGCGTTTTCGCATGAGAAAATTCAATTATTGAATGGTGATCAAGTAGACTTGACTCCGGAAATGCTTTTAATAACGGATGAGCATAAACCACTCGCATTAGCCGGCATCATGGGTGGTTCGGAGAGTGGTGTGACGTATAGCACCACGGATATTTTCTTAGAAAGTGCATTTTTTAGTCCTGCTGTAATCAGTGGTAAGTCGTTTCATCTAGGCTTTAGCTCAGATTCGGCTTATCGTTTTGAACGTGGAGTAGACTTTGCAGCCACAAGAAGCGCACTTGAACGTGCTTCATATCTGATTCATAGCATCTGCGGTGGTCAAGCAGGCGCGGTAATCGAAATAAAGCATGAATTACCTCAACGATCGTCAGTTGATGTACGTATGGAACGAATAAAACGGATATTGGGTATTGATCTCAATAAGGAGCAAATCGGTAATTATTTTAGACGATTAGGATTTAAATTCTCTGAGAAAGATAAGTGTTTTAGTGTGATGCCACCCACCTATCGTTTTGATCTAATGATAGAAGAAGATTTTATTGAGGAGCTGGCGCGCATTTATGGTTATGACCACATTCCCACTCATTATCCGTATGCCAGTATGACGATGTTACCGGAACCTGAAACGCAACATACCACAATAGAAATTAAACAAACATTAATAAATCTTGATTATCAAGAGGTTATTAATTATTCTTTCGTAGATGCTGATTGGGAAGCTGATTTTGTAGATAATCATAAGCCAATCATGTTGCTGAATCCGATTTCAAGTCAGATGAATGTAATGCGTAGTACGCTGATTGGCGGGCTTATTGCCAACTTACAGTTTAATTTAAATCGTAAGCAAGTTAGGGTGCGTTTGTTTGAAGTTGGTTGTTGTTTTTTACGCGAGGATGAGAGGGATTGTAAGCAAATAGAAAAAATTTCCGGCCTTAGCTATGGAGATTTTTCATCTGAGCAATGGGGAATAGCGGCAAGAAACGTTGATTTCTATGATATTAAAGCAGATGTGGAAGTTCTGTGCCGAGGTAAATCAGTTGAGTTTAAAAGATTTTCTCATCCGGCATTACATCCTGGAAAATCGGCAGAAATCTGCTTCGAAGACAGAATTATTGGATGGATTGGTGAATTGCATCCACGCTGGCAAACGAAATACGGTTTACAAAAAAATACGATATTGTTTGAACTTAATTTACACAGCTTAAAACCAAAACTTCTGCCCCTTATCAAGGAGATTTCTAAATTCCCGCCTGTAAGACGAGATATTGCAATTATTGTTGATAATGAGATTAGTGCATATTCATTACTATCCTGTATGCAGACAGTGAAATCAGCAATTATATCGGATATATCATTATTTGATATTTATCGCGGTAACGGTATGGAAAGTAACAAAAAAAGTCTTGCATTCCGTGTATTGTTGCAAGATACTGAGAAAACACTGACGGATGAGCAAGCAGAATATGCAATAACAAGTCTAATAACAATATTGAAAAATCAGTTTGGCGCCGAACTGCGTAACTGA
- the rpmI gene encoding 50S ribosomal protein L35 has translation MPKMKTKSGAAKRFKFRASGSIKRSQAFKRHILTKKTTKNKRQLRGIAEVHFTNENAIRTMMPYA, from the coding sequence ATGCCTAAGATGAAAACTAAAAGCGGAGCAGCGAAGCGCTTTAAATTTCGAGCGAGCGGAAGTATTAAACGCTCGCAAGCTTTTAAACGTCATATATTGACAAAAAAAACAACAAAAAATAAACGTCAATTACGAGGTATAGCGGAAGTTCATTTTACCAATGAAAACGCTATCCGTACTATGATGCCTTACGCATAA